One window from the genome of Oncorhynchus kisutch isolate 150728-3 linkage group LG21, Okis_V2, whole genome shotgun sequence encodes:
- the cimip2c gene encoding protein FAM166C A: MALRGNGTLITHNNSTYIPPSLMPGYCGYVPTSKYLYGDTFGNATIKYFQDFRSGAMACSTIPYSRGGMFPSIFSNSGLLVSAQRAKSRSPYWARFNVDFKRQETLKSFGELSQKHRESYKDKTGKRLPVKHFVIPVKESEKYFWKQM, from the exons ATGGCACTCAGAGGAAATGGAACGCTTATCACGCACAACAACTCGACCTACATCCCACCTTCCTTAATGCCCGG ATACTGCGGCTATGTTCCAACTTCAAAGTACTTGTATGGAGACACATTCGGGAATGCCACCATCAAATACTTTCAGGACTTCCGCAGCGGGGCAATGGCCTGCAGCACGATCCCGTACAGCCGCGGTGGGATGTTCCCGTCCATCTTCTCCAACAGCGGGCTCCTAGTGTCGGCCCAGCGGGCTAAGAGCCGCAGTCCCTACTGGGCCCGTTTCAATGTGGACTTCAAACGCCAGGAGACGCTGAAAAGCTTCGGAGAG CTCTCTCAGAAACACCGGGAGAGCTATAAGGACAAGACAGGAAAACGACTTCCTGTCAAACACTTCGTCATCCCAGTGAAAGAGAGCGAAAAATACTTCTGGAAGCAGATGTAA